Below is a genomic region from Paenibacillus rhizovicinus.
ATGCCTGGATGCCAGCGTGATACGGAGCATCTGCTTCGTAATTTCCTCTTCCGTTTGCCGCATGCCGTTCTGCAGCCAATACTTGTACACGCCGATCGCCCCGCCGATAATCCAAGCGATGAACAGGTCGTGGTCGATCTCGGCGGTTGCTTCCTTCGACCTTGCGAACGACAGATGCAGCGACCGGTTCATCTGGTCATGCAGCCGGTTCGTCAGATCGGGCACGCCGCTCGTTAACAGCATGATGCGGTAGAATTCCGCATGCTTCTGAATATGCCGGACGGAAAGCCGGATCGTATGCACGAGCTGGACGGAAGGATCCGCATGAATCGAAGTCGGAGCGCCTTCGATGATTTCGGCGTATTCGGTCAGCACCTCGTCGATCAGTTCGTCGAGCAGCTCTTCTTTCGTCGCGAAATGGTCGTAGAAGGTGACCCGGTTGATCTGGGCGCGTTCGGCGATCTCTTTCGTACGGATTTGATTAAAGGGCTTCTCGGACAGCAGCGCGATCAGCGCGGATTTCAATTGCTTGCGGGAACGAACCGCTCTGGCGTCCGATTCATGCGCGACCTTATTCATCCTCTTTCCTCCAACTCGGTACAAATTCGTCATTTCATGGTTACACGACATTTCGTCGTTAAGTGTCAGCTGTATCGGTAACGGAATTGCTACTATTATAAGCGTCAAGACGTTCGCATCACAACGATTCGCCATTCAAGGGAGGATGATTCGGAATGAAATTACAAGGCAAAAGCGCAGTCATCACAGGTGCGGCATCCGGCATGGGCAAAGCTATGGCATTATTGTTCGCCAAAGAAGGCGCAAGCGTCATCGTTGCAGATATTAATCAATCCGCCGTGGACGCGGTCGTCGGAGAAATCACGGCAGCCGGCGGACAAGCCCAAGGCGTATCGGCCAACGTCACGAGCGAAGCCGACGTATCCCGCATGATCGACACCGCGGTCGAGGCATTCGGCAAGCTCGATATTCTCGTCAATAACGCAGGCGTGATGGATGCGATGATGAGCGCGGAGGCTGTTACAGACGATATGTGGAGCCGAGTCATCGACATTAACGTGACGGGTCCGATGAGAGCGATCCGCAAGGCGATTCCGATCATGAAAGAACAAGGCCAAGGCGTGATTATCAACACCGCTTCGGTCGGCGGGCTGTTCGGTTCGCGCGCCGGCATTGCTTATACGGCGTCCAAGCATGCTGTCGTCGGCATGACGAAGAACGTAGGCTTCCAATACGGCAAGCTCGGCATCCGCTGCAACGCGATTGCTCCCGGCGCCGTCGCGACCAGCATCGGCCTTGGCGGATCGCAGCCTGATCCGTACGGACTCGAGCAAGCGATGGCAGGCATGGCGCTGCAGCGCACGGCGCCGAGCGAGCCGGAAAATATCGCGAGCGTCGCCCTGTTCCTCGCATCGGACGACGCCAAATTCGTTAACGGCACGGTCGTCACGGCGGATGGCGGCTGGAGCGCATACTAATTGGAATGCAGTATTTGCAGTAGAGCGGATGCCTGAATCGGGTGAGTGACGAAGATTCAGGCACAACATGAAATGTCCAGCACGGGGTGCACTAGCCGGCCCCGGCTTATTGTTCAGCCTGCTCGACCATGGCATGGTACTTATCGAACTCCGCTTTCAACCTGGCAGCTGCATCGTCGCCGAACATCAGCTTCAGATTATCGTCGGACTGTTCGGCAGATTCGGAAGAGTAGGCATACATCTTCGGTTCATAGGCGGCGATGGCGGCATCGATCCCGTCATTGCGAACGATCGCCAGCGCTAATTCCAGCGCATCGCGCATGGCCAAGTTCACGCCTTCCCCCGCGAACGGGGACATCAAATGCGCCGCGTCCCCGATTAGCGTCACCCCGGACTTGCGGTTCCACCGCAATCCGATCGGGAGCATATAGATCCGTCTCGGCAGCAGCAGCTCATCCGCATACGCGATGTAATTGCGCAGCGATTCATCC
It encodes:
- a CDS encoding TetR/AcrR family transcriptional regulator; its protein translation is MNKVAHESDARAVRSRKQLKSALIALLSEKPFNQIRTKEIAERAQINRVTFYDHFATKEELLDELIDEVLTEYAEIIEGAPTSIHADPSVQLVHTIRLSVRHIQKHAEFYRIMLLTSGVPDLTNRLHDQMNRSLHLSFARSKEATAEIDHDLFIAWIIGGAIGVYKYWLQNGMRQTEEEITKQMLRITLASRHVFNVRRSM
- a CDS encoding glucose 1-dehydrogenase, with protein sequence MKLQGKSAVITGAASGMGKAMALLFAKEGASVIVADINQSAVDAVVGEITAAGGQAQGVSANVTSEADVSRMIDTAVEAFGKLDILVNNAGVMDAMMSAEAVTDDMWSRVIDINVTGPMRAIRKAIPIMKEQGQGVIINTASVGGLFGSRAGIAYTASKHAVVGMTKNVGFQYGKLGIRCNAIAPGAVATSIGLGGSQPDPYGLEQAMAGMALQRTAPSEPENIASVALFLASDDAKFVNGTVVTADGGWSAY